GAGAGGTTTTCTTTAACCTATTGATTCGCTCAACCCAACCTACAAAATTAGACTTTGATTAAGTATTGACTGATTCTAGATGCCTTAAAATCTGTTCTCTTAAATTATCCAAATAATTCTCTACCACATCCCAAACTGTATTAAGGTCAATTCCTCCTAAATAATCATGTACTAAAATATTCCTAAAACCAGAAATATTACGCCAGTCAACATCGGGAATATTTGCCTTTAATTCCTCCGAAAGCTGTTGAGTTGATTCTGCCAAGGTTTGTAAGCGTCTAATGATAGCATCGCTGATCATTGAATTAGCAAAAAACTCCTGTTTTCCTCCTTGGCAATACTCCTTAATTTTATCAATACAGTCTAAAATGTATCCAAGATAAACTTGATCTTCATTCATAACTTAATTGCCTCCTTTAAGATTCGCTGTTTAATTAGATGATGAAGGCTTTTTTCAGTTACTACATCCACTTTACACCCTAAGAGATCCTCTAAATCAACTAATAATCCACCAGGAAACCAAGGGGATGTTTTAGCTAAATCATAATCAATTAAAAAATCAATATCACTATTTTCGGTTTCCTCACCTCTAGCAACGGAACCAAATACACGCACATTAAAAGCACCATGTTTGGTGGCAATTTTTAGGATATCCTCTCGTTTGTCTTGTATGAGTTGTTTTAGGGTCATAAAATAACATCCATCCCGAAGGTTTTTAATGAACAATTAACAGACTAGACTAGAAAAAACTAAATACTGATAACAATTATCCTAGGTTGAATTGACCCAAGGAAACCCAACAAAAAGCCATGAGAAGCGATCGCCGATTCCGACAGATTTAAGTGTTGGCTGTTGGGTTTCGCTTTCCCTTAAAATTGAGAGGTTTTCTTTAACCCATTGATTCGCTCAACCCAAGAAAAAGGACTAGACCGCGCCTAATAGCCGTAGGATTTCCATAACCTTTTCATATAACGCCGCGTTTCCTTGCTGGCGGTACAGTTCGGCGGCTTGTCGCAAATCTCTGATCGCTTTTTCCCTTTCTAGTCGATAGTAGTAAAGAACCCCGCGATTGACGTAAGCGATTGCGTATCGGGGATTAATGTTGATCGCCTGATTGAAATCGGACAGGGCGAGGTCGGCTTTTCCCTGTTCGTAGTAAAGATTCCCGCGATTGTAGTAAGCATTGGCGTATCGGGGATTAATGTTGATCGCCTGATTGTAATCGGACAGGGCGAGGTCGGGTTTTCCCTGATCTTCGTAAAGAGACCCGCGATTGTTGTAAGCCGGGGCTAATCGGGGATTAATGTTGAGCGCCTGATTGTAATCGGACAGGGCGCGGTCGGCTTTTCCCTGTTCGTCGTAAAGAAGCCCGCGATTGCTGTAAGCCAGGGCTAATCGGGGATTAATGTTGAGCGCCTGATTGAAATCGGACAGGGCGAGGTCGGGTTTCCCCTGTTCGTAGTAAAGAGTCCCGCGATTGTAGTAAGCATTGGCGTTTCGGGGATTAATGTTGAGCGCCTGATTGTAATCGGACAGGGCGCGGTCGGCTTTTCCCTGTTCGTCGTAAAGAAGCCCCCGATTGTTGTAAGCTTCGGCGAAGCGGGGATTAATGTTGATCGCCTGATTGTAATCGGACAGGGCGCGGTCGGGTTTCCCCTGATCGTAGTAAAGAAGCCCGCGACCGTTGTAAGCTTCGGCCAATCGGGGATTAATGTTGAGCGCTTTGTTGAATTCAGCGAGGGCGAGGTCGGGTTTCTCCTGTTGTCGGTAAAGAAGCCCGCGATTGCTGTAAGCCAGGGCTAATCGGGGATTAATGTTGAGCGCCTGATTGAAATCGGACAGGGCGAGGTCGGGTTTCCCCTGTTCGGCGTAAAGAAACCCGCGATTGTTGTAAGCCTCGGCTAATCGGGGATTAATGTTGAGCGCCTGATTGTAATCGGACAGGGCGAGGTCGGGTTTCTCCTGTTGTTCGTAAAGAAACCCGCGATTGAGGTAAGCCTCGGCGTATCGGGGATTAATGTTGAGCGCTTTGTTGAATTCAGCGAGGGCGAGATCGTATTTTTTCTGTTGGATGTAGCCAACTCCCCGGTTATAGTGGCCGATCGCGTCTTGATTGTTCCCTTGAGCGATTCGGGTTTCGGCTGGTTGTCGGCTCTCTAGCGCCATGACGGGGCGAACAGTCGCGAGGGTGGAAAGGCTGATTAGGCTAACGGTGGTAAGAAGGGCAAAGGATTTCATGGCTAGTTCCTCGGTGGGGATGGTTTTAAATTCTACTTAGGGTTGGCTGAATATCGGTGTAAATCCTGCTAAAAAAGGTTTTTGGGCTAAAAAAGCCTAAAAATATTATCCAACAAGGTTTTTAGATTGATTCAGCAACCCCTACTTAATTCATAGGCTGCTTTTTTGGGAATATGCAGAATAGGCTTTTTTTGTCTAAAAAGCACTAGGCTACTACTATCTAAAGTAATTAGAAAGTAGTAAGAGCGATCACTTTTTTTTAAATCCTACAGTAATCATTTTTCCATAGCTCCTTTGCTTCCTTGTAGCCTTGTTTGATTGGCACTGTGAATTTATCTGTCACCAGTAAGACTTTTGATAATCTTTTTAGCCAATCGCTCATTAATTTCTCGATGTCTGGGAATTGGTTCTGTTTTTCCAGTATCTGGATTATGGTAAATATCATGTTTCCCTCCACGTCTAATCAAGTAGCAGCCAGCTTGCTCCAATTGTGCAATTAAATCATGTCTTTTCATGCGAATTCAAACTCTGCAACTCTCTTGATTCCGGGGATTTCTTCCGTAGTAAATGTTCTGTAGAGATCGATCAGGTTTTCGATTAATTCTTCTAAGTCAACACCTTGGGTCCAATGATCGGGAAATTCATTCAAATAGCCCAAGAACATCCCATCTGATTCTTTCCAATATGTATATGGAATCCTCATGGTGAAATCCTCATTCTGCGTTGCTAACGATATTAAGTTGACCCCTATTATAACGGAATTGCTCTCAAGCCACGATCAGCTTTATTATCAGGGTTGGCAGCGAGATTGCCGCCTGACACTTCGTTAATGCAGCCGACAAAATTTGCGATCGCCTATTGAGACGGATTGAGGTGTTGGCTGTTGGGTTTCCCTTTCCCCTAAAATTGAGAGGTTTTCTTTAACCTATTGATTCGCTCAACCCCACCGACGGACTCAACCCAAGAAAAAGGACTAGACCGCGCCTAATAGCCGTAGGAGTTCCATAATCTTTTCATATAACGCCGCGTTTCCTTGCTGGCGGGACAGTTCGGCGGCTTGTCGGAAATCTCTGATCGCTTTTTCCCTTTCTTGTCGAGAGTAATAAAGAACCCCCCGATTGGCGTAAGCCTGGGCTTCTCGGGGATTAATGTTGATCGCCTGATTGTAATCGGACAGGGCGAGGTCGGGTTTCCCCTGTTCGTCGTAAAGAAGCCCGCGATTGTTGTAAGCCAGGGCGAATCGGGGATTAATGTTGAGCGCCTGATTGTAATCGGACAGGGCGAGGTCGGGTTTCCCCTGTTCGTAGTAAAGAAGCCCGCGACCGTTGTAAGCTTCGGCCAATCGGGGATTAATGTTGAGCGCCTGATTGTAATCGGACAGGGCGAGGTCGGGTTTCCCCTGATCGTCGTAAAGATTCCCCCGATTGTAGTAAGCCTTCGCGTATCGGGGATTAATGTTGAGCGCCTGATTGTAATCGGACAGGGCGAGGTCGGGTTTTCCCTGTTCGTCGTAAAGAACCCCCCGATTGTAGTAAGCCTCGGCGAATCGGGGATTAATGTTGAGCGCCTGATTGTAATCGGACAGGGCGAGGTCGGGTTTCCCCTGTTCGTCGTAAAGAACCCCCCGATTGAGGTAAGCTTCGGCCAATCGGGGATTAATGTTGATCGCTTTGGTGAATTCAGCGAGAGCGAGATCGTATTTTTCTTGTTGGATGTAGTCAACTCCCCGGTTATAGTGGCCGATCGCGTCTTGATTGTTCCCTTGAGCGATCCGGGTTTCGGCTGGTTGTCGGCTCTCTAGCGCCATGACGGGGCGAACAGTCGCGAGGGTGGAAAGGCTGATTAGGCTGACGGTGGTAAGAAGGGCAAAGGATTTCATGGCTAGTTCCTCACTGGGGATGGTTTTAAATTCTACTTAGGGTTGGCTGAATATCGGTGTAAATCCTGCTAAAAAAGGTTTTTGGGCTAAAAAAGCCTAAAAATATTATCCAACAAGGTTTTTAGATTGATTCAGCAACCCCTACTTAATTCATAGGCTGCTTTTTTGGGAATATGCAGAATAGGCTTTTTTTGTCTAAAAAGCACTAGGCTACTACTATCTAAAGTAATTAGAAAGTAGTAAGAGCGATCGCTTTTTTTAAATCCTACAGTAATCATAGCAATTATTGTCGGTCAAACTTATCTTTTCTCTTGGTGTAAATCGTCAATTAATTACCTTACTCCTCTTCTCTACTCATTAAAGTAGCGACTAAGAAATTCTTGGGGAGTAATGATTGTAATTCTTTGATTTTTAGCTAATTTAAGGATTTTACCCGGAACTCCTCCCCACAACAATCCTGAAATCCAAACATTGACATCTAGAACAACTTTCATGAGTTGGCGCGTCTAATTTGGCGAGCTTCTTTAATCATCTGGCTAATCTCAGCCAGAGTCGGTTGATTGGGGTCTGGTTCCATTGCTTCTAGTCGCTCAAAGAATTGCTCTAGATTGACTTTATCTTGATGAACTTTTTTGAGAATGATGGAGTCTTCCGTCAGGGAAATCATGTATTTATCTCCTGGGTTGAGGCGGGTTTGAACTTCAGGAGGAAGTTCGAGGTTTCCTTCTCGATTGATTTGTATGAGTAGCTCTTTGGTCATCGGCTTCAGAATCAACTTTATTAACTTTAGCTGTTAAACAGACTTTATAAATAATCTGATCAAGTTAATTATATATATTTTAGCGAATTTTTCAAGCTAGGGCTTGCTACCTTGGAATCTAATCTGGGAATTGATGACCCTCAGCGATTCGCGTCTGGAGAGGTAATGTTTCTCCCTCTACATTTATACTACCCCAAGAGAGTCCTTCCACAGAATCAATACCACTGGCTACTTGATAACGGATCCAGAACGGTTATTAGCGACGCTTGAGTAAAACCCAACCACACCAATGTCGTCAAGAATGTTGGGTTTTGCTCAAACCATTGAATCGAGCAGTTTTCTCCTAAGTATTAAATCGCTCAACCAAACCTACAAGCTTCTATCTGATAACTGATAAGTACCTAAGCAAAATTAATTACACATATCTAACCACCTCTTGCCTCCTGCCTTTTGCCTTTTGCCTATCTTCACTAGGAAATTAATTTTGCACGACTACTTAACTGATAACTGATTAAGACTTCACTCCCAGGTTAAAGAAAATCGTTCCCCGACGCACAGAATTTTCACTACCTTGGCTGCTAATCGTAAGAGAACGCAGATTATTAAATAAAGGCTTAATCGATAATTCTAACACCCGCACGATCGGGAATTTTGCCTCGATTACTGGTTGCAATTGTCGCCAATCGACGTAAAAATAACCATCATTTTCTGCGGGTAGAGCAGTAATTGCCTGTCGAAACTTACCACTACTTAAGATGGGGTTTTTCTGTGCAGATAAAGCTAAACCCATCGCTTCCACAGAACTAGCGATAATTTCATAATTATCGACCCTAGTATGCACTCCCGTCACGAGCGTTTCTAGTTGCGCTTTTCCTCCCGGGACCGCCGTGGTTAACTTTGTCCAAGCTGTCACCGTTCGATCGAGTAAAGGCAGATTAACCACATTATAGCCGCGACTGCGGGCTAACTCATCCAAATGCTCGATCGCACTGTCCACCTCTACCCCCATCACCCGTTCCCCTACAAAAACACTATCGGGTTCCATCCCCTTTGAACTAGGCACGAGAGCGAGGCTATATTCGCCTCTAACCCAGCTAAAAACGTCTTCAGGCAAATTTAAACCTAAAGGCGACTGGAAGCGGTTTAAGACCTGTGTTATTAATTCCTGTAGGGGACTATCTGCTTCTAACCCCTCCTCTACCTGAGTCCAAAAACGATTTAAATCGCGACTAGCGGCGACTAAAAGGCTATTTTCGCCGATAAAAGATAATGCTCCCACGGGACTAGATAAAATTGGTGCTTGGTCATCCTGTCCTAAGACTCCAATTAAGGCGGTTTGAGCGACTATTCCCCCAGATTTGAGGGTAAAAGCCGTGGCTAATCGTTGTTTTGCTTCGGGACTCTCTGGGACGGGTTGATTAGCGATCCAAGCCGATAACGGGGGTAAATTGCCGTAAACTATAGCTATACGCGGTTCGGTGATATTTTTGAGGGCTTCTCGGTAATCAGGGCTATTTTTTAGGTTTAAATCCGGTACTTGCACGTTATTAAGTGCCTCGCGCAAAACCTTGATATTATTGGCAAAAAGCACCGTATCACCGACGACGGCACTAGCGAGAAAACGATTATTATCTCCTGCGGTCAAGGGACGTTGATAAATGAGGTTAACTCCCTTGTAGAGTTCAAAAACGAGGTCAAATTTGCCCGAAACCGCCTGTTTTGAGTAGGAAGCTTGCAGAAATTCCTTAGCGCGTTCACCATCTTTACTTTGAATTGCCAAAAGATAACCCGGTTGGATACCATTATCGGTATCGCGATCGAAATCTAGGGAAGTAACAGCGAGGGTAATTTCCTCCCCTAACCAGGGTTTGATTTCCTTTTGATAATTTAATCCCGTTTTGCCGAGCAGACTTTTTTCTAAATCTTTAATTTGTTGGTGGGAACGTCGTCGATTAGCCGGTGTAGCGATTAATTGACCAAAAGACTCTAAACGTTCGGGATTGACCAACAAGGATACCATAACCGGGGCCTGTTTCGGCACAAAAATCGCCGCCGCCGGTTCCCGCAACACCCCACCTTTGAGCAAAGACAGAGGACTATCGGCGAGAATCCAAGCAAAACTGGCTGTAGCGACTCCTAGGAGAATGATTACCGTCGCACCTAAAAGATAGAAAAACGATCGCAATTTCACAACCTTGTCCCGAGATGAACCATTAGCTATTTTAAGCCAGCAATTGACCCAAGAATTTCGATCGCTACAATTCTTACCAGACTGACAACCGATAACTCGCCACCGATAACTAACTTTTACCAGCCTTTTTCCGCTTGAGCGAGGACATAATTAGCTACAGCTTCGATATCTTCAGCGCTGAGACGACCACCGAAAGCGGGCATCGCCCCCATACCTTTGGTAACTTGGGTAACGATAGCTTCAACGGAATCTTTGCCGTATTTAACTAAATCTTCTTTTTTCAGGGTTTTAGCGGCATTAACCACGTTTTTACCGCCCATGTGGCAGGAAGCACAGTTAGCACTGAAAATCGAAGCCCCATCAGCTAAAGCGGGACGAGCCATACCGAAAGTAACCACAGCCAAGAGCAAGCACAGGGAAATTAATAATCTTTTCACGATAGGTTCTCCTCTATTTCTTAAGAAATTCCCCAACCATCGTCAGAAAAAACCGGTTTTCTTGTCAAAAGACAAGCTGTCAAACTTGGTGTAGAATTAATTCATGGGACAGTTAAAAGCAAACTTTTACTTTTTTGTCAAAAGACAGGCTGTCAAACTTGTCATCTTCCCTCGTGTAAAGGATTAACAAGCATGAAAAAATTAGGTTTATTGTTCGCTACCGTGGCGCTAGTCGTCTCTAGCTTCTTCTTCAACACTGCCTCCGCTGCTGCGGAAACCTTCACGGTGAAGATGGGCGGTGATGCAGGTACACTACAATTTGATCCCCCCGCCCTCACTATTAAAGCAGGAGATACGGTGAAATGGGTCAATAACAAACTTTCTCCCCATAACATAGTTTTCGATAGCACCAAGGTTCCCGAAGCCCAGGCTGCTAAATTATCCCATAAAGGTCTGGCTTTTTCCGCTGGTGAGTCCTTTGAAAGCACTTTCAGCGAACCGGGTACTTACACCTACTACTGCGAACCCCATCGCGGCGCCGGTATGGTCGGAACGATTACCGTTCAGTAATTATCCGATTTTAACCAAAAATAACTCGCGGTTAACTGCCGCGGGTTGTTTTTTTGGGAATTATGAAGACTTTTCAGTTATCAGTAAACAGGAATCAGTAATCAGTGAGGTTCTTCAGTTTGTCTTATGCAACGGACAGGGTTATAAGGAATGAAACTCTTATAGAGAAAGACATTTGGCGATTTTTGTCAATTGTTTTTGAACTAGAACGAACTCATCAATTAAGTTTTTTGCCAGATAAGGATTTAGTCGATTTATGCCCCCCGAGCGAACCATACCAAGTTCAGTAATCAGTAAACAGTAATCAGTGAACTGAAAACTCGCATCTGATAACTGATAACTGATAACTGATAACTGATAATTGAAAGGGCTGCCTCCTGAAATATAAAGTCTCGGTTACAAAAACTCACCTCTGAGCAATTCTCCCTCCACCATAGAAACAGAAGCCCGTAGAAAAATCAGCCATGAAAGAACACGATGTCGTTATAGTGGGCGGTGGGTTAGCAGGATGCCGCGCCGCCTTAGAAATCAAACGCCTCAACCCGACTATCGATGTTGCTGTCGTTGCCAAAACCCACCCAATTCGTTCCCACTCCGTCGCCGCCCAGGGGGGTATCGCCGCCGCCCTGCAAAACGTTGACCCCAAAGATAATCCCAAGGCCCACGCCTACGATACCGTCAAAGGTTCCGATTTTCTAGCTGACCAGGATGCAGTGGATATTCTCACCCAAGAAGCCCCCGAAGTTATCATCGAATTGGAACATCTAGGCGTGTTATTCTCCCGTCTCGAAGATGGACGCATTGCCCAAAGAGCCTTTGGCGGTCACAGCCATAACCGGGCCTGTTACGCCGCCGATAAAACCGGTCACGCCATGCTGCACGAATTGGTCAGCAATTTAGGCCGTAATCAGGTAAAAATCTACGATGAATGGTACGTTTTGCGTCTTATCCTCGAAGAAGGTACGGCCAAAGGGGTGGTTATGTACCAAATCGCCACCGGACAGTTAGAAATCCTCCGGGCAAAAGCAATTATGTTCGGTACGGGGGGCTATGGTCGCGTTTATAACACCACCTCCAACGATTTCGCCTGTACGGGGGACGGTTTAGCTTTATCGGCAAAAGCGGGTATTCCCCTAGAAGACATGGAATTTGTCCAATTTCACCCCACTGGACTCTATCCCGTCGGTGTTTTAATCTCGGAAGCGGTCCGGGGTGAAGGCGCTTATTTAATCAATAGCGAAGGTCGTCGTTTTATGGAAGATTACGCCCCCTCGCGCATGGAATTAGCCCCCCGGGACATCACTTCCCGGGCCATTACCCTAGAAATTCGCGCCGGCCGGGGGGTAAATCTGGACGGTAGCGCCGGGGGTCCCTTTGTCTATCTGGATTTACGCCATTTAGGCCGGGAAAAAATTATGAGTCGCATTCCCTTCTGTTGGGAGGAGGCCCACCGTCTCGTCGGTGTCGATGCGGTAGAGGAACCGATGCCTGTACGTCCTACAGTTCACTATTGTATGGGAGGCATTCCCGTTAATACCGATGGTCGCGTTCGCTTAAGTGCCGATACCCTCACCGAGGGCTTTTTCTCCGCCGGGGAATGTTCCTGTGTCTCCGTCCACGGGGCCAATCGTTTGGGCAGTAATTCCCTGTTAGAATGTGTGGTCTATGGGAGAAGAACCGGCAAATCGATCGCTAAATACGTCGAAAAACGCGCTTTTCCCGTCTTTAATCCCGATATTTACCTTCAGGATGCTAAAGAGGAAATCACCGCTTTATTGACCAAAAAAGGCACGATTCGCATCGGTCAACTACGTCAGGAATTCCAAGACTGTATGACCCAACATTGCGGCGTTTTTCGCACCGAAGCGACCATGCGCGAGGGAATTAAACAAATCGGCGAATTAAAGCGCAAATACGAGCAGATTTACCTCGATGATAGGGGTGATTGCTGGAATACGGAACTAATCGAGGCCTGGGAATTACAAAGTCTCATGGTGGTGGGGGAAATTATCCTCACCTCTGCCCTCAATCGTCAAGAAAGCCGAGGGGCCCACTCCCGCGAGGATTTTCCCCAACGGGATGACCAAAATTTCCTTCAGCATACCCTCGCCTATTATTCCCCCTCCGGCATCGATATCGACTATATGCCCGTGGTGATTCAGGATTTCACCCCCGTGGAACGTAAGTATTAACCTCTGGTCGGACGGTAAATGTAAAGGAATTTTACAAACTCCTTGGCATTTACCGAGATTTAGTTCTATACTAGATAAAGCAACGCGGGATAGAGCAGTCTGGTAGCTCGTCGGGCTCATAACCCGAAGGTCAGTGGTTCAAATCCGCTTCCCGCCATTAACCTGAAATAGTCCTAATACTGAAAGCCTAGCTTTTAATTCTGGGCTGATCTTTACTGCTGCTATGGCTGGAAATTTGGGTAGAAACCTTTAGCGTAAGAGAGTAAAAGAATGCTAGAGGAATTTTGGGGTTAGAAGGATATTATCTCGGCATTTTGTCTGCTAATTCAGCATAAAGAGTAACCAAGAGCCTTATTTGGGCGATTTTTTCGGCCACTGTTGACGGTGATAACTGCTATACTGCCCATGAACATTGACCAGATAGGGAACTAGATAAGTCAGTAATGCCGCCAGCCAGCGATCGCCTGTCATGCGACCAGACATTATAGCATAACCGTGGTTAATTGTCAATAAAATTGTCCCCACCACTACAGCCACTTTTATCCCAGTGGGGGCAAATTGGGGGGATAATAAAGCCCGAAAATAGCCGATAATTCCTTTCATTGCCTATAAATCGCACTCTATCAGGCGAGTAAAACAAAAAGTCACCATTTTTAACCCGTAGGGAGACTTCCACCAGAGGGCAGGAAAACAGCCTTGAGGAGCTGCTAGACTAAAATCCCAGTGATCATAATCATCGATACGCCACTCATCTTTGTCGCGCCATCCCACCAATTCCCCAAATTTTCTAATCGTTTCCGCATCTTGGGTACGCAGGGTGTTAATACTACCACCGACGGCAAAATATAACTTCACCTGAGCGCTAAAACCGAAATGATCGCCGCTATAATTTTTCCAAAGGCGATCAAGTACCCGAATCACATTAACGGGAAACCGCATCATATCCTCTGGAGTTAAAGTATCGCGGGTTCTGCCGGCAGCTTCGAGGATAACTCGCAGAGTTTCCGCGTCTGCTTCCCTAAAGTTCCCCTCAGCTAGAAATTGCTGTAATTTACCATAGCGCTCGATGTCCGGTACTAACATCTGCCGCGCTTCGATGAGGGCAACCCGTTCGCTTAAAGATTGCAATTGAGCTAAAATATCCTGAAGTTGGGCGTTAATATCTGACATAAATATAAGGGAGTTTGTTGACTGCAAAAATTACCGATTTATCGGCAAAATAATTGGCAAAATAATTATTGATTTACCGCTTCTAATCGCGACTTGACAAAGCGATTCATCCATGCTTCTAGATAGATGCGATTGGCTTTTTGTTCTTTTAAATCTGTGGTAGTTAAAGGGTAAGGTGCTAATCCTTGAATGGCTGCCGTTGTTACACAAAACATCGACTTTTGAAAAGTTTCGCAGATCTGGACTAATAAATCTTCCTCTTGACGAAAACTCTTTTTATAAATGTCGTGCAGATAATCTGGTAAAAAGTGACGCATATCCTGCATTAATAGTGTGGGAGGAATCCCTGCACCTCCGATGGGTAAAGGATCTGCATACAAAGCACCATAGGCAAACATTCCTTGATCGTAGGGAATTTGATAGGCTTGGGCATTATAGGAAATTGTACCGGGGAAAGGTGTTCCGCGAAAGAAAACCGCCTC
This Microcystis wesenbergii NRERC-220 DNA region includes the following protein-coding sequences:
- a CDS encoding tetratricopeptide repeat protein yields the protein MKSFALLTTVSLISLSTLATVRPVMALESRQPAETRIAQGNNQDAIGHYNRGVDYIQQEKYDLALAEFTKAININPRLAEAYLNRGVLYDEQGKPDLALSDYNQALNINPRFAEAYYNRGVLYDEQGKPDLALSDYNQALNINPRYAKAYYNRGNLYDDQGKPDLALSDYNQALNINPRLAEAYNGRGLLYYEQGKPDLALSDYNQALNINPRFALAYNNRGLLYDEQGKPDLALSDYNQAININPREAQAYANRGVLYYSRQEREKAIRDFRQAAELSRQQGNAALYEKIMELLRLLGAV
- a CDS encoding type II toxin-antitoxin system HicA family toxin is translated as MKRHDLIAQLEQAGCYLIRRGGKHDIYHNPDTGKTEPIPRHREINERLAKKIIKSLTGDR
- a CDS encoding succinate dehydrogenase/fumarate reductase flavoprotein subunit, with amino-acid sequence MKEHDVVIVGGGLAGCRAALEIKRLNPTIDVAVVAKTHPIRSHSVAAQGGIAAALQNVDPKDNPKAHAYDTVKGSDFLADQDAVDILTQEAPEVIIELEHLGVLFSRLEDGRIAQRAFGGHSHNRACYAADKTGHAMLHELVSNLGRNQVKIYDEWYVLRLILEEGTAKGVVMYQIATGQLEILRAKAIMFGTGGYGRVYNTTSNDFACTGDGLALSAKAGIPLEDMEFVQFHPTGLYPVGVLISEAVRGEGAYLINSEGRRFMEDYAPSRMELAPRDITSRAITLEIRAGRGVNLDGSAGGPFVYLDLRHLGREKIMSRIPFCWEEAHRLVGVDAVEEPMPVRPTVHYCMGGIPVNTDGRVRLSADTLTEGFFSAGECSCVSVHGANRLGSNSLLECVVYGRRTGKSIAKYVEKRAFPVFNPDIYLQDAKEEITALLTKKGTIRIGQLRQEFQDCMTQHCGVFRTEATMREGIKQIGELKRKYEQIYLDDRGDCWNTELIEAWELQSLMVVGEIILTSALNRQESRGAHSREDFPQRDDQNFLQHTLAYYSPSGIDIDYMPVVIQDFTPVERKY
- a CDS encoding HepT-like ribonuclease domain-containing protein; amino-acid sequence: MNEDQVYLGYILDCIDKIKEYCQGGKQEFFANSMISDAIIRRLQTLAESTQQLSEELKANIPDVDWRNISGFRNILVHDYLGGIDLNTVWDVVENYLDNLREQILRHLESVNT
- a CDS encoding type II toxin-antitoxin system HicB family antitoxin, giving the protein MRIPYTYWKESDGMFLGYLNEFPDHWTQGVDLEELIENLIDLYRTFTTEEIPGIKRVAEFEFA
- a CDS encoding DUF3352 domain-containing protein, translated to MKLRSFFYLLGATVIILLGVATASFAWILADSPLSLLKGGVLREPAAAIFVPKQAPVMVSLLVNPERLESFGQLIATPANRRRSHQQIKDLEKSLLGKTGLNYQKEIKPWLGEEITLAVTSLDFDRDTDNGIQPGYLLAIQSKDGERAKEFLQASYSKQAVSGKFDLVFELYKGVNLIYQRPLTAGDNNRFLASAVVGDTVLFANNIKVLREALNNVQVPDLNLKNSPDYREALKNITEPRIAIVYGNLPPLSAWIANQPVPESPEAKQRLATAFTLKSGGIVAQTALIGVLGQDDQAPILSSPVGALSFIGENSLLVAASRDLNRFWTQVEEGLEADSPLQELITQVLNRFQSPLGLNLPEDVFSWVRGEYSLALVPSSKGMEPDSVFVGERVMGVEVDSAIEHLDELARSRGYNVVNLPLLDRTVTAWTKLTTAVPGGKAQLETLVTGVHTRVDNYEIIASSVEAMGLALSAQKNPILSSGKFRQAITALPAENDGYFYVDWRQLQPVIEAKFPIVRVLELSIKPLFNNLRSLTISSQGSENSVRRGTIFFNLGVKS
- a CDS encoding GUN4 domain-containing protein → MSDINAQLQDILAQLQSLSERVALIEARQMLVPDIERYGKLQQFLAEGNFREADAETLRVILEAAGRTRDTLTPEDMMRFPVNVIRVLDRLWKNYSGDHFGFSAQVKLYFAVGGSINTLRTQDAETIRKFGELVGWRDKDEWRIDDYDHWDFSLAAPQGCFPALWWKSPYGLKMVTFCFTRLIECDL
- a CDS encoding tetratricopeptide repeat protein — its product is MKSFALLTTVSLISLSTLATVRPVMALESRQPAETRIAQGNNQDAIGHYNRGVGYIQQKKYDLALAEFNKALNINPRYAEAYLNRGFLYEQQEKPDLALSDYNQALNINPRLAEAYNNRGFLYAEQGKPDLALSDFNQALNINPRLALAYSNRGLLYRQQEKPDLALAEFNKALNINPRLAEAYNGRGLLYYDQGKPDRALSDYNQAININPRFAEAYNNRGLLYDEQGKADRALSDYNQALNINPRNANAYYNRGTLYYEQGKPDLALSDFNQALNINPRLALAYSNRGLLYDEQGKADRALSDYNQALNINPRLAPAYNNRGSLYEDQGKPDLALSDYNQAININPRYANAYYNRGNLYYEQGKADLALSDFNQAININPRYAIAYVNRGVLYYYRLEREKAIRDLRQAAELYRQQGNAALYEKVMEILRLLGAV
- the petJ gene encoding cytochrome c6 PetJ — its product is MKRLLISLCLLLAVVTFGMARPALADGASIFSANCASCHMGGKNVVNAAKTLKKEDLVKYGKDSVEAIVTQVTKGMGAMPAFGGRLSAEDIEAVANYVLAQAEKGW
- a CDS encoding nucleotidyltransferase family protein yields the protein MTLKQLIQDKREDILKIATKHGAFNVRVFGSVARGEETENSDIDFLIDYDLAKTSPWFPGGLLVDLEDLLGCKVDVVTEKSLHHLIKQRILKEAIKL
- the nrtS gene encoding nitrate/nitrite transporter NrtS — protein: MKGIIGYFRALLSPQFAPTGIKVAVVVGTILLTINHGYAIMSGRMTGDRWLAALLTYLVPYLVNVHGQYSSYHRQQWPKKSPK
- the petE gene encoding plastocyanin → MKKLGLLFATVALVVSSFFFNTASAAAETFTVKMGGDAGTLQFDPPALTIKAGDTVKWVNNKLSPHNIVFDSTKVPEAQAAKLSHKGLAFSAGESFESTFSEPGTYTYYCEPHRGAGMVGTITVQ
- a CDS encoding putative toxin-antitoxin system toxin component, PIN family, which gives rise to MKVVLDVNVWISGLLWGGVPGKILKLAKNQRITIITPQEFLSRYFNE